A single Capricornis sumatraensis isolate serow.1 chromosome 20, serow.2, whole genome shotgun sequence DNA region contains:
- the IRX6 gene encoding iroquois-class homeodomain protein IRX-6, which yields MSFPHFGHPYGSASQFLVSASSSATCCESAPRSVPDVASGSTPAAALCCAPYDSRLLGSARPELGAALGIYGAPYSAAAAAQSYPGYLPYSPEPPALYGALNPQYEFKEAAGNFTSSLAQPGAYYPYEPTLGQYQYDRYGAVELSGAGRRKNATRETTSTLKAWLNEHRKNPYPTKGEKIMLAIITKMTLTQVSTWFANARRRLKKENKMTWAPKNKGGEERKEEGGAEELLGCLNGDTKDATAGQEARGLRLSDLEDLEEEEEEEADEEEAVATATDRLAELHKDTQPLPAAQCAAAGEGRPERRECSLAAPRFSFPEPPRSGEADFLRAEPGGPTLTMHYPCSEKPPRIWSLAHTAAASVVEGAPPNLPQPRSPEHHLIPGQPPGPGARPAVPRDSACQESPRVAKAFGNPTFALQGLPLNCAPCPRRREPVVRCQYPSGAEAAPTPSLSRDPPVALTVLRLRVREIKLRKDKHYFQSALWD from the exons TTTCTGGTGTCTGCAAGTTCCAGCGCCACTTGCTGCGAATCCGCCCCGCGTTCGGTCCCAGATGTGGCCTCGGGCTCCACCCCGGCGGCCGCGCTCTGCTGCGCACCCTACGACAGTCGGCTGCTGGGCAGTGCGAGGCCGGAGCTGGGCGCGGCCTTGGGCATCTATGGAGCTCCCTACTCAGCCGCTGCAGCTGCCCAGAGCTACCCAGGCTACCTGCCCTACAGCCCCGAGCCGCCGGCGCTGTACGGGGCGCTG aATCCACAGTATGAATTTAAGGAGGCTGCGGGGAACTTTACATCCAGCCTGGCACAACCAGGAGCCTATTACCCCTATGAGCCAACACTGGGGCAGTACCAGTATGATCG GTATGGAGCGGTGGAGTTGAGTGGTGCTGGGCGCAGAAAGAATGCCACCCGGGAGACCACTAGCACGCTCAAGGCCTGGCTCAACGAGCACCGCAAGAACCCCTACCCCACCAAGGGCGAGAAGATCATGCTGGCCATCATCACCAAGATGACCCTCACTCAGGTGTCCACCTGGTTCGCCAACGCACGCCGGCGCCTCAAAAAGGAGAACAAGATGACCTGGGCGCCCAAGAACAAAGgcggggaagaaaggaaggaggagggtggAGCAGAGGAATTGCTGGGCTGCCTAAATGGTGACACCAAAG ACGCTACTGCTGGCCAGGAGGCCCGGGGGCTCCGGCTGAGTGACCTGGAAGacctggaggaagaagaggaagaggaggcggATGAAGAGGAGGCAGTGGCCACCGCTACGGACAGACTGGCTGAGCTCCATAAAGACACTCAGCCGCTGCCGGCAGCGCAATGTGCCGCCGCTGGAGAGGGCCGACCGGAGCGCAGGGAGTGCAGTCTGGCGGCACCCCGCTTCTCCTTCCCTGAGCCGCCCAGATCGGGAGAAGCCGACTTCCTCCGGGCCGAGCCGGGAGGCCCCACGTTGACCATGCACTACCCCTGCAGCGAGAAACCACCGCGCATCTGGTCTCTGGCGCACACGGCGGCCGCCAGCGTCGTCGAAGGGGCACCTCCAAACCTGCCGCAGCCACGAAGTCCTGAGCACCATCTGATTCCCGGACAGCCTCCAGGCCCGGGCGCGCGACCCGCGGTCCCCAGAGACTCCGCGTGCCAAGAGTCTCCCCGAGTAGCCAAAGCCTTTGGAAACCCCACGTTTGCCCTACAGGGTCTGCCGCTGAACTGTGCACCGTGCCCGCGGCGGAGGGAGCCGGTGGTGCGGTGCCAGTACCCATCCGGAGCAGAAG CTGCTCCTACCCCCAGCCTCTCCAGGGACCCTCCTGTCGCCCTCACTGTCCTGCGGCTTAGGGTCCGGGAAATTAAACTGCGAAAAGATAAACATTATTTCCAGTCGGCTTTGTGGGATTAA